The following proteins are encoded in a genomic region of Danio rerio strain Tuebingen ecotype United States chromosome 16, GRCz12tu, whole genome shotgun sequence:
- the LOC100330743 gene encoding uncharacterized protein isoform X1, whose protein sequence is MWSNSQSVPRSPEHRDVSSPKRQMKVSVKSVSYFLPVSDLNANADRSSSDLSHSWSSSVRMDTSTPLHQHEVVCSNLTVLKLRHVPVKPAEKQKFTDGHGLPKRRGVRSHKHMMEVSLKDISYLSCEPDLNASVDHSSSLLLHSESREERMDKRRPLRHHPAPRSKLPILKSKCVPVKPVNQQSFTDEPSEWMGVDLNQKGSQSVRLDKCKPIRHHPAAPRSKLPILKSKCVPVKPVNQQSFTDEPSEWLGVDSNHIMKGSQSVRMKKRRPLRHHPDAPRSKLPILKTKCVPVKPVNQQSFTDEPAEWLDVGSNHIMKGRQPVRMDKRTSLRKHPVAGRSKLPVLESKCVPVKPVSGQKFTDGPPEHQMKVSLKDPPCESELNVSVECSSSLLAVRVGKSQHPAAVSTHSPVLRRRCAPVKLLSRQKIIDEAPERQVSRFPPLVNKAERNGADPSCGSDCKVESRLSLPSLPRLTSGVKVDEHVPLPVPVFTNLPTLKPAHVAMRPALPSNFMFFPLDNDVKMKRTRSITRSPSLLSRFHSATYF, encoded by the exons ATGTGGTCTAACAGTCAGTCCGTGCCACGATCTCCAGAACACCGAGACGTGAGCTCTCCTAAGCGTCAGATGAAAGTTTCAGTGAAAAGTGTCAGCTACTTTTTACCTGTGTCTGATCTGAACGCCAATGCTGACCGTTCCTCGTCTGATCTGTCCCATTCCTGGAGCAGTTCAGTGAGGATGGACACAAGTACGCCTCTCCATCAGCATGAGGTTGTATGCTCAAACCTGACTGTTCTGAAGCTGCGCCATGTTCCTGTGAAACCTGCTGAGAAGCAGAAGTTCACTGATGGTCATGGACTGCCAAAACGTCGCGGAGTGAGGTCTCATAAACATATGATGGAGGTTTCACTGAAAGACATCAGCTATCTTTCATGTGAGCCTGACCTGAATGCCAGTGTTGACCATTCTTCATCTCTTCTGCTCCATTCTGAGAGTCGAGAAGAGAGAATGGATAAACGTAGGCCTCTCCGTCATCATCCTGCTCCACGCTCCAAACTGCCCATTCTGAAGTCAAAGTGTGTTCCTGTGAAGCCTGTCAACCAGCAGAGTTTCACAGATGAACCCTCAGAATGGATGGGCGTGGACTTGAATCAAAAAG GGAGCCAATCAGTGAGACTGGATAAATGTAAGCCTATCCGTCATCATCCTGCTGCTCCACGCTCCAAACTGCCCATTCTGAAATCAAAGTGTGTTCCTGTGAAGCCTGTCAACCAGCAGAGTTTCACAGATGAACCCTCAGAATGGCTGGGCGTGGACTCCAATCATATTATGAAAG GGAGCCAATCAGTGAGAATGAAGAAGCGTAGGCCTCTCCGACATCATCCTGATGCTCCACGATCAAAACTGCCCATTCTAAAGACAAAGTGTGTTCCTGTGAAGCCTGTCAACCAGCAGAGTTTCACAGATGAACCCGCAGAATGGCTGGACGTGGGGTCGAATCATATAATGAAAG GGAGGCAACCTGTGAGGATGGACAAGCGTACATCTCTGCGCAAACATCCTGTTGCTGGACGCTCAAAACTGCCTGTTCTGGAGTCAAAGTGTGTTCCTGTGAAGCCTGTCAGTGGACAGAAGTTCACTGATGGACCTCCAGAGCATCAGATGAAAGTTTCACTGAAAGATCCTCCATGTGAGTCTGAGCTGAATGTCAGTGTTGAGTGTTCCTCATCTCTTCTGGCAGTGAGAGTAGGCAAATCCCAGCATCCTGCTGCTGTTTCCACACACTCGCCTGTTTTGAGGCGACGCTGTGCTCCTGTTAAGCTTTTGAGCAGACAGAAGATCATTGACGAAGCTCCAGAACGTCAAGTGTCCAGGTTTCCTCCACTAGTGAATAAGGCAGAGAGGAACGGCGCTGACCCGTCATGTGGGTCTGATTGTAAAGTTGAGTCTCGCCTGTCTTTACCCAGCCTGCCACGTCTTACAAGTGGAGTGAAGGTGGACGAACATGTGCCTCTGCCTGTTCCTGTGTTTACAAATTTGCCTACTCTGAAACCAGCTCATGTTGCTATGCGACCTGCTCTTCCTTCAAACTTCATGTTTTTCCCACTTGATAATGATGTCAAGATGAAGAGGACTCGCTCAATAACAAGAAGCCCTTCTCTGCTTTCAAGATTCCACTCTGCAACATATTTTTAG
- the LOC100330743 gene encoding uncharacterized protein isoform X2 → MDTSTPLHQHEVVCSNLTVLKLRHVPVKPAEKQKFTDGHGLPKRRGVRSHKHMMEVSLKDISYLSCEPDLNASVDHSSSLLLHSESREERMDKRRPLRHHPAPRSKLPILKSKCVPVKPVNQQSFTDEPSEWMGVDLNQKGSQSVRLDKCKPIRHHPAAPRSKLPILKSKCVPVKPVNQQSFTDEPSEWLGVDSNHIMKGSQSVRMKKRRPLRHHPDAPRSKLPILKTKCVPVKPVNQQSFTDEPAEWLDVGSNHIMKGRQPVRMDKRTSLRKHPVAGRSKLPVLESKCVPVKPVSGQKFTDGPPEHQMKVSLKDPPCESELNVSVECSSSLLAVRVGKSQHPAAVSTHSPVLRRRCAPVKLLSRQKIIDEAPERQVSRFPPLVNKAERNGADPSCGSDCKVESRLSLPSLPRLTSGVKVDEHVPLPVPVFTNLPTLKPAHVAMRPALPSNFMFFPLDNDVKMKRTRSITRSPSLLSRFHSATYF, encoded by the exons ATGGACACAAGTACGCCTCTCCATCAGCATGAGGTTGTATGCTCAAACCTGACTGTTCTGAAGCTGCGCCATGTTCCTGTGAAACCTGCTGAGAAGCAGAAGTTCACTGATGGTCATGGACTGCCAAAACGTCGCGGAGTGAGGTCTCATAAACATATGATGGAGGTTTCACTGAAAGACATCAGCTATCTTTCATGTGAGCCTGACCTGAATGCCAGTGTTGACCATTCTTCATCTCTTCTGCTCCATTCTGAGAGTCGAGAAGAGAGAATGGATAAACGTAGGCCTCTCCGTCATCATCCTGCTCCACGCTCCAAACTGCCCATTCTGAAGTCAAAGTGTGTTCCTGTGAAGCCTGTCAACCAGCAGAGTTTCACAGATGAACCCTCAGAATGGATGGGCGTGGACTTGAATCAAAAAG GGAGCCAATCAGTGAGACTGGATAAATGTAAGCCTATCCGTCATCATCCTGCTGCTCCACGCTCCAAACTGCCCATTCTGAAATCAAAGTGTGTTCCTGTGAAGCCTGTCAACCAGCAGAGTTTCACAGATGAACCCTCAGAATGGCTGGGCGTGGACTCCAATCATATTATGAAAG GGAGCCAATCAGTGAGAATGAAGAAGCGTAGGCCTCTCCGACATCATCCTGATGCTCCACGATCAAAACTGCCCATTCTAAAGACAAAGTGTGTTCCTGTGAAGCCTGTCAACCAGCAGAGTTTCACAGATGAACCCGCAGAATGGCTGGACGTGGGGTCGAATCATATAATGAAAG GGAGGCAACCTGTGAGGATGGACAAGCGTACATCTCTGCGCAAACATCCTGTTGCTGGACGCTCAAAACTGCCTGTTCTGGAGTCAAAGTGTGTTCCTGTGAAGCCTGTCAGTGGACAGAAGTTCACTGATGGACCTCCAGAGCATCAGATGAAAGTTTCACTGAAAGATCCTCCATGTGAGTCTGAGCTGAATGTCAGTGTTGAGTGTTCCTCATCTCTTCTGGCAGTGAGAGTAGGCAAATCCCAGCATCCTGCTGCTGTTTCCACACACTCGCCTGTTTTGAGGCGACGCTGTGCTCCTGTTAAGCTTTTGAGCAGACAGAAGATCATTGACGAAGCTCCAGAACGTCAAGTGTCCAGGTTTCCTCCACTAGTGAATAAGGCAGAGAGGAACGGCGCTGACCCGTCATGTGGGTCTGATTGTAAAGTTGAGTCTCGCCTGTCTTTACCCAGCCTGCCACGTCTTACAAGTGGAGTGAAGGTGGACGAACATGTGCCTCTGCCTGTTCCTGTGTTTACAAATTTGCCTACTCTGAAACCAGCTCATGTTGCTATGCGACCTGCTCTTCCTTCAAACTTCATGTTTTTCCCACTTGATAATGATGTCAAGATGAAGAGGACTCGCTCAATAACAAGAAGCCCTTCTCTGCTTTCAAGATTCCACTCTGCAACATATTTTTAG